Within the Halomonas sp. HL-93 genome, the region TGAGCGCTGTTATCGACTGTTGAGTGAACGCTCAGCGCCTAACCGCCTGGCGGCCATAGTAGAGCCGTTAGTTACTCATGATTGGCTGCGCCGCTATGCTGATTTTGACTTTACCTGCCAAGCGATTGCCGGTGTGGGCAGGCGGCTTTCAGGCCCCAATCGGTTGGCGGAGCTTGTTCCATGGCTACATGATGATTACGCTCATTTGAAGGACGATTTTGCGGAGCTATGGCCAGCGCTTTACGATGCGCTAGGTAGCGAGCGCCGTTTCCCAACGCACACAAGTAGCAAGTGAAGGTGATTTGATGACAAGCGCATTACGTGAGCGCTTTTGGGAGCGTTATACGCTGGAAGAGTTAACACCCGGCGAGTGGGAAGCGCTTTGCGATGGTTGCGGGCAGTGCTGCCTGCTAAAGCTTCACGATGAGGATAGCCAAGAGCTTGCTATTCTCAATGTAGCGTGTCGTCTTTTGGATACGCACAGTTGTCAATGTAGCGATTATGTGAATCGGTTTGATTTTGTCCCTGACTGTACCCAACTGACGCCAGCGCTGGTCAAGGAATTCACTTGGTTACCGCCTACCTGTGGCTACAGGCGAGTGGCAGAAGGACGCAAGCTTGCCGGTTGGCACCCTTTACTGAGCAACGACGCTGAGCGTGTCCATCGGAAAGGGGTCAGCGTGCGTGGCTATGCAATCTCTCAAGACGATGTGCCTGAACATCAACTGGAATCCCACATCATTGCGGTTTTGCCTATGTAGTGTGCCTTCCTTGGCCACGTGATGAGTCAGCAATCGCATGATTCAGTTAAGCCGCTTTACCCGTTGGCTTGTCCCAAATCGATAAAAACGCTTCTTTGACCGGTTTTGCTACTTGCGTCACAGCGTGCGCAGGCGACGCTTTGCGCTCGCGTGGCTGACGTGGGGTGTCCCAAATAGTGGGGAATTGATCACGGTATGACATGGTATCTCCTTGATGGTGTGTAGAGCTTGTCTGTACGACTAAGGGATAACATGCCATACAATTTTATTTTATGG harbors:
- a CDS encoding YcgN family cysteine cluster protein is translated as MTSALRERFWERYTLEELTPGEWEALCDGCGQCCLLKLHDEDSQELAILNVACRLLDTHSCQCSDYVNRFDFVPDCTQLTPALVKEFTWLPPTCGYRRVAEGRKLAGWHPLLSNDAERVHRKGVSVRGYAISQDDVPEHQLESHIIAVLPM